A single Cyclopterus lumpus isolate fCycLum1 chromosome 3, fCycLum1.pri, whole genome shotgun sequence DNA region contains:
- the wdr93 gene encoding WD repeat-containing protein 93 isoform X4: MLSCNWPALRPVVMTPVVNSSWLEGHRDYPIVHKGVRMSSAHQNVSGMLKGTPDSEMEAACKAETSRKKTPSLDPSAATQLPVSTNCLACSEDGRYLSLGHSQGLSVWCASSLVCAAEWKQDALEVTSIQMTRMAETAYLLGAVDDMGVARVFAYHCECIHLLSVINIMDNINKRSICLTFELSEGGDYGAASISCNGAAWLQVYHFPSEAWLKEMETALSQKQDPNSSEDVDMKWSPVAVVIKIKPPKMPAGTLDGPLEVFRMTDWFSRCLAQEVDTGSSRQQEEQCFDRDAGKTKEKKESPQRCTQHFLWPCGQFPGGGKAKPAGLPVAVSVWWSGSHNLLQYLLQKSPKNKTDVEPMPDVLWPNAKKILCSAVSRCSRHIALGLDDALVCVWDRKSGSPLSIVLVSAADSAFFRMQFVENWPEHADVSQTFTTAKVCLMLLCKSGATHTVTAGRGTQSCIVQLSKRPKDSGDIPTVTASVPFLQSLSLVVQRNGKMFLQDVINRSSVCSLKLPTTHRIATPCHPVYALNTKQQTLFIQAGDQDSSCTASSEVGSQSQLFIFRFGEPDIIKRYIVSLPDSPRQLNTLSCVTLEETCNLYFQQRALSVDERNNALMQTWKQLPETAATVQQTQQSCSQLKNCSS; encoded by the exons ATGTTGTCTTGCAATTGGCCTGCTTTACGACCGGTTGTCATGACGCCCGTTGTAAACAGCAGCTGGCTGGAGGGACACAGAG ACTACCCAATAGTACACAAAGGAGTGAGAATGAGCTCAGCTCATCAAAATGTCTCTGGCATGTTGA AAGGTACCCCGGACTCAGAAATGGAAGCAGCCTGCAAAGCAGAGACGTCCAGAAAGAAAACACCTAGTTTGGATCCGTCCGCTGCAACACAG CTTCCGGTGAGCACCAACTGCCTGGCGTGCTCAGAGGACGGCAGGTACCTCAGCCTGGGTCACTCCCAGGGCTTGTCTGTGTGGTGCGCATCTTCTCTGGTCTGTGCTGCAGAGTGGAAGCAGGACGCACTGGAAGTTACATCTATTCAGATGACCAGAATGGCTGAGACCGCCTATCTGCTCGGCGCTGTTGACGACATGG GTGTTGCCAGAGTCTTTGCATATCACTGTGAATGTATTCACCTCCTTAGTGTTATTAACATCATG GATAATATCAACAAAAGGAGCATTTGCTTGACATTTGAACTGTCTGAAGGAGGTGATTATGGAGCTGCATCAATCAGCT GTAACGGTGCCGCTTGGCTCCAGGTTTATCACTTCCCCTCAGAAGCATGGctgaaagagatggagacggcACTCTCACAAAAGCAG GACCCAAACTCATCTGAAGATGTGGATATGAAATGGTCTCCAGTTGCAGTTGTGATTAAAATAAAGCCACCCAAAATGCCAGCAG GGACGTTGGATGGTCCACTTGAGGTGTTCAGGATGACAGATTGGTTTTCACGCTGTTTGGCTCAGGAAGTCGACACCGGCAGCAGTCGTCAACAGGAGGAACAGTGTTTTGACAGAGATGCAGgaaaaacaaaggaaaagaaagaaagcccaCA ACGTTGCACCCAGCACTTCCTTTGGCCTTGTGGTCAGTTTCCTGGTGGCGGTAAAGCAAAGCCAG CAGGATTGCCTGTTGCTGTCAGTGTGTGGTGGAGTGGCAGCCATAATCTTCTTCAGTATTTGCTGCAAAAATCACCAAAGAACAAAACAG ATGTGGAACCCATGCCAGATGTTTTGTGGCCAAATGCAAAGAAAATCCTCTGCTCTGCTGTTAGTAGATGCAGCCGTCACATAGCTCTTGGACTCGATGAtgcgttggtgtgtgtgtgggacaggAAGTCTG GTTCTCCATTGTCGATTGTCTTAGTGTCAGCAGCAGACAGTGCCTTCTTCAGGATGCAATTTGTGGAAAACTGGCCTGAGCATGCTGATGTTTCCCAGACTTTTACCACAGCAAAAGTCTGTCttatgttgttgtgtaaaaGTGGAGCCACTCATACAGTCACCGCAGGAAGAGGGACACAGTCCTGCATAGTGCAGCTCTCTAAAAG GCCAAAAGACAGCGGGGACATTCCAACTGTCACTGCATCAGTGCCGTTCCTGCAGAGTTTG TCGCTTGTGGTGCAAAGAAACGGAAAAATGTTCCTTCAAGATGTCATCAACAGATCCAGTGTTTGCTCCTTGAAGCTTCCCACAACTCATCGGATTGCAACTCCATGCCATCCTGTTTATGCTCTGaacaccaaacagcagactCTGTTCATACAAG CAGGTGACCAGGACTCCAGCTGCACTGCGTCTTCTGAAGTAGGAAGCCAGAGTCAGCTTTTCATCTTCCGTTTTGGAGAGCCAGATATTATCAAGCGGTATATTGTTTCACTTCCAGACTCTCCACGACAACTAAACACACTGAGCTGCGTAACGCTGGAGGAAACCTGCAATCTCTACTTCCAGCAAAG AGCACTGTCTGTGGATGAAAGGAACAACGCTTTAATGCAGACATGGAAGCAGCTCCCGGAAACTGCAGCGACGGTGCAACAGACACAGCAGAGCTGCAGCCAGCTGAAAAACTGCAGCTCTTGA
- the wdr93 gene encoding WD repeat-containing protein 93 isoform X5 encodes MLSCNWPALRPVVMTPVVNSSWLEGHREGTPDSEMEAACKAETSRKKTPSLDPSAATQLPVSTNCLACSEDGRYLSLGHSQGLSVWCASSLVCAAEWKQDALEVTSIQMTRMAETAYLLGAVDDMGVARVFAYHCECIHLLSVINIMDNINKRSICLTFELSEGGDYGAASISCNGAAWLQVYHFPSEAWLKEMETALSQKQDPNSSEDVDMKWSPVAVVIKIKPPKMPAGTLDGPLEVFRMTDWFSRCLAQEVDTGSSRQQEEQCFDRDAGKTKEKKESPQRCTQHFLWPCGQFPGGGKAKPAGLPVAVSVWWSGSHNLLQYLLQKSPKNKTDVEPMPDVLWPNAKKILCSAVSRCSRHIALGLDDALVCVWDRKSGSPLSIVLVSAADSAFFRMQFVENWPEHADVSQTFTTAKVCLMLLCKSGATHTVTAGRGTQSCIVQLSKRPKDSGDIPTVTASVPFLQSLSLVVQRNGKMFLQDVINRSSVCSLKLPTTHRIATPCHPVYALNTKQQTLFIQAGDQDSSCTASSEVGSQSQLFIFRFGEPDIIKRYIVSLPDSPRQLNTLSCVTLEETCNLYFQQRALSVDERNNALMQTWKQLPETAATVQQTQQSCSQLKNCSS; translated from the exons ATGTTGTCTTGCAATTGGCCTGCTTTACGACCGGTTGTCATGACGCCCGTTGTAAACAGCAGCTGGCTGGAGGGACACAGAG AAGGTACCCCGGACTCAGAAATGGAAGCAGCCTGCAAAGCAGAGACGTCCAGAAAGAAAACACCTAGTTTGGATCCGTCCGCTGCAACACAG CTTCCGGTGAGCACCAACTGCCTGGCGTGCTCAGAGGACGGCAGGTACCTCAGCCTGGGTCACTCCCAGGGCTTGTCTGTGTGGTGCGCATCTTCTCTGGTCTGTGCTGCAGAGTGGAAGCAGGACGCACTGGAAGTTACATCTATTCAGATGACCAGAATGGCTGAGACCGCCTATCTGCTCGGCGCTGTTGACGACATGG GTGTTGCCAGAGTCTTTGCATATCACTGTGAATGTATTCACCTCCTTAGTGTTATTAACATCATG GATAATATCAACAAAAGGAGCATTTGCTTGACATTTGAACTGTCTGAAGGAGGTGATTATGGAGCTGCATCAATCAGCT GTAACGGTGCCGCTTGGCTCCAGGTTTATCACTTCCCCTCAGAAGCATGGctgaaagagatggagacggcACTCTCACAAAAGCAG GACCCAAACTCATCTGAAGATGTGGATATGAAATGGTCTCCAGTTGCAGTTGTGATTAAAATAAAGCCACCCAAAATGCCAGCAG GGACGTTGGATGGTCCACTTGAGGTGTTCAGGATGACAGATTGGTTTTCACGCTGTTTGGCTCAGGAAGTCGACACCGGCAGCAGTCGTCAACAGGAGGAACAGTGTTTTGACAGAGATGCAGgaaaaacaaaggaaaagaaagaaagcccaCA ACGTTGCACCCAGCACTTCCTTTGGCCTTGTGGTCAGTTTCCTGGTGGCGGTAAAGCAAAGCCAG CAGGATTGCCTGTTGCTGTCAGTGTGTGGTGGAGTGGCAGCCATAATCTTCTTCAGTATTTGCTGCAAAAATCACCAAAGAACAAAACAG ATGTGGAACCCATGCCAGATGTTTTGTGGCCAAATGCAAAGAAAATCCTCTGCTCTGCTGTTAGTAGATGCAGCCGTCACATAGCTCTTGGACTCGATGAtgcgttggtgtgtgtgtgggacaggAAGTCTG GTTCTCCATTGTCGATTGTCTTAGTGTCAGCAGCAGACAGTGCCTTCTTCAGGATGCAATTTGTGGAAAACTGGCCTGAGCATGCTGATGTTTCCCAGACTTTTACCACAGCAAAAGTCTGTCttatgttgttgtgtaaaaGTGGAGCCACTCATACAGTCACCGCAGGAAGAGGGACACAGTCCTGCATAGTGCAGCTCTCTAAAAG GCCAAAAGACAGCGGGGACATTCCAACTGTCACTGCATCAGTGCCGTTCCTGCAGAGTTTG TCGCTTGTGGTGCAAAGAAACGGAAAAATGTTCCTTCAAGATGTCATCAACAGATCCAGTGTTTGCTCCTTGAAGCTTCCCACAACTCATCGGATTGCAACTCCATGCCATCCTGTTTATGCTCTGaacaccaaacagcagactCTGTTCATACAAG CAGGTGACCAGGACTCCAGCTGCACTGCGTCTTCTGAAGTAGGAAGCCAGAGTCAGCTTTTCATCTTCCGTTTTGGAGAGCCAGATATTATCAAGCGGTATATTGTTTCACTTCCAGACTCTCCACGACAACTAAACACACTGAGCTGCGTAACGCTGGAGGAAACCTGCAATCTCTACTTCCAGCAAAG AGCACTGTCTGTGGATGAAAGGAACAACGCTTTAATGCAGACATGGAAGCAGCTCCCGGAAACTGCAGCGACGGTGCAACAGACACAGCAGAGCTGCAGCCAGCTGAAAAACTGCAGCTCTTGA
- the wdr93 gene encoding WD repeat-containing protein 93 isoform X3: MLLYTLTSPRFSPQLPLDYSCSEDSLTKHPLITCGIVTDYPIVHKGVRMSSAHQNVSGMLKGTPDSEMEAACKAETSRKKTPSLDPSAATQLPVSTNCLACSEDGRYLSLGHSQGLSVWCASSLVCAAEWKQDALEVTSIQMTRMAETAYLLGAVDDMGVARVFAYHCECIHLLSVINIMDNINKRSICLTFELSEGGDYGAASISCNGAAWLQVYHFPSEAWLKEMETALSQKQDPNSSEDVDMKWSPVAVVIKIKPPKMPAGTLDGPLEVFRMTDWFSRCLAQEVDTGSSRQQEEQCFDRDAGKTKEKKESPQRCTQHFLWPCGQFPGGGKAKPGLPVAVSVWWSGSHNLLQYLLQKSPKNKTDVEPMPDVLWPNAKKILCSAVSRCSRHIALGLDDALVCVWDRKSGSPLSIVLVSAADSAFFRMQFVENWPEHADVSQTFTTAKVCLMLLCKSGATHTVTAGRGTQSCIVQLSKRPKDSGDIPTVTASVPFLQSLSLVVQRNGKMFLQDVINRSSVCSLKLPTTHRIATPCHPVYALNTKQQTLFIQAGDQDSSCTASSEVGSQSQLFIFRFGEPDIIKRYIVSLPDSPRQLNTLSCVTLEETCNLYFQQRALSVDERNNALMQTWKQLPETAATVQQTQQSCSQLKNCSS, translated from the exons atgctactttatactttaacTTCACCACGTTTTTCTCCACAACTTCCCCTTGACTATAGCTGCTCCGAAGATTCACTTACAAAACATCCTCTTATAACATGTGGCATTGTTACAGACTACCCAATAGTACACAAAGGAGTGAGAATGAGCTCAGCTCATCAAAATGTCTCTGGCATGTTGA AAGGTACCCCGGACTCAGAAATGGAAGCAGCCTGCAAAGCAGAGACGTCCAGAAAGAAAACACCTAGTTTGGATCCGTCCGCTGCAACACAG CTTCCGGTGAGCACCAACTGCCTGGCGTGCTCAGAGGACGGCAGGTACCTCAGCCTGGGTCACTCCCAGGGCTTGTCTGTGTGGTGCGCATCTTCTCTGGTCTGTGCTGCAGAGTGGAAGCAGGACGCACTGGAAGTTACATCTATTCAGATGACCAGAATGGCTGAGACCGCCTATCTGCTCGGCGCTGTTGACGACATGG GTGTTGCCAGAGTCTTTGCATATCACTGTGAATGTATTCACCTCCTTAGTGTTATTAACATCATG GATAATATCAACAAAAGGAGCATTTGCTTGACATTTGAACTGTCTGAAGGAGGTGATTATGGAGCTGCATCAATCAGCT GTAACGGTGCCGCTTGGCTCCAGGTTTATCACTTCCCCTCAGAAGCATGGctgaaagagatggagacggcACTCTCACAAAAGCAG GACCCAAACTCATCTGAAGATGTGGATATGAAATGGTCTCCAGTTGCAGTTGTGATTAAAATAAAGCCACCCAAAATGCCAGCAG GGACGTTGGATGGTCCACTTGAGGTGTTCAGGATGACAGATTGGTTTTCACGCTGTTTGGCTCAGGAAGTCGACACCGGCAGCAGTCGTCAACAGGAGGAACAGTGTTTTGACAGAGATGCAGgaaaaacaaaggaaaagaaagaaagcccaCA ACGTTGCACCCAGCACTTCCTTTGGCCTTGTGGTCAGTTTCCTGGTGGCGGTAAAGCAAAGCCAG GATTGCCTGTTGCTGTCAGTGTGTGGTGGAGTGGCAGCCATAATCTTCTTCAGTATTTGCTGCAAAAATCACCAAAGAACAAAACAG ATGTGGAACCCATGCCAGATGTTTTGTGGCCAAATGCAAAGAAAATCCTCTGCTCTGCTGTTAGTAGATGCAGCCGTCACATAGCTCTTGGACTCGATGAtgcgttggtgtgtgtgtgggacaggAAGTCTG GTTCTCCATTGTCGATTGTCTTAGTGTCAGCAGCAGACAGTGCCTTCTTCAGGATGCAATTTGTGGAAAACTGGCCTGAGCATGCTGATGTTTCCCAGACTTTTACCACAGCAAAAGTCTGTCttatgttgttgtgtaaaaGTGGAGCCACTCATACAGTCACCGCAGGAAGAGGGACACAGTCCTGCATAGTGCAGCTCTCTAAAAG GCCAAAAGACAGCGGGGACATTCCAACTGTCACTGCATCAGTGCCGTTCCTGCAGAGTTTG TCGCTTGTGGTGCAAAGAAACGGAAAAATGTTCCTTCAAGATGTCATCAACAGATCCAGTGTTTGCTCCTTGAAGCTTCCCACAACTCATCGGATTGCAACTCCATGCCATCCTGTTTATGCTCTGaacaccaaacagcagactCTGTTCATACAAG CAGGTGACCAGGACTCCAGCTGCACTGCGTCTTCTGAAGTAGGAAGCCAGAGTCAGCTTTTCATCTTCCGTTTTGGAGAGCCAGATATTATCAAGCGGTATATTGTTTCACTTCCAGACTCTCCACGACAACTAAACACACTGAGCTGCGTAACGCTGGAGGAAACCTGCAATCTCTACTTCCAGCAAAG AGCACTGTCTGTGGATGAAAGGAACAACGCTTTAATGCAGACATGGAAGCAGCTCCCGGAAACTGCAGCGACGGTGCAACAGACACAGCAGAGCTGCAGCCAGCTGAAAAACTGCAGCTCTTGA
- the wdr93 gene encoding WD repeat-containing protein 93 isoform X1 codes for MLLYTLTSPRFSPQLPLDYSCSEDSLTKHPLITCGIVTDYPIVHKGVRMSSAHQNVSGMLKGTPDSEMEAACKAETSRKKTPSLDPSAATQLPVSTNCLACSEDGRYLSLGHSQGLSVWCASSLVCAAEWKQDALEVTSIQMTRMAETAYLLGAVDDMGVARVFAYHCECIHLLSVINIMDNINKRSICLTFELSEGGDYGAASISCNGAAWLQVYHFPSEAWLKEMETALSQKQDPNSSEDVDMKWSPVAVVIKIKPPKMPAGTLDGPLEVFRMTDWFSRCLAQEVDTGSSRQQEEQCFDRDAGKTKEKKESPQRCTQHFLWPCGQFPGGGKAKPAGLPVAVSVWWSGSHNLLQYLLQKSPKNKTDVEPMPDVLWPNAKKILCSAVSRCSRHIALGLDDALVCVWDRKSGSPLSIVLVSAADSAFFRMQFVENWPEHADVSQTFTTAKVCLMLLCKSGATHTVTAGRGTQSCIVQLSKRPKDSGDIPTVTASVPFLQSLSLVVQRNGKMFLQDVINRSSVCSLKLPTTHRIATPCHPVYALNTKQQTLFIQAGDQDSSCTASSEVGSQSQLFIFRFGEPDIIKRYIVSLPDSPRQLNTLSCVTLEETCNLYFQQRALSVDERNNALMQTWKQLPETAATVQQTQQSCSQLKNCSS; via the exons atgctactttatactttaacTTCACCACGTTTTTCTCCACAACTTCCCCTTGACTATAGCTGCTCCGAAGATTCACTTACAAAACATCCTCTTATAACATGTGGCATTGTTACAGACTACCCAATAGTACACAAAGGAGTGAGAATGAGCTCAGCTCATCAAAATGTCTCTGGCATGTTGA AAGGTACCCCGGACTCAGAAATGGAAGCAGCCTGCAAAGCAGAGACGTCCAGAAAGAAAACACCTAGTTTGGATCCGTCCGCTGCAACACAG CTTCCGGTGAGCACCAACTGCCTGGCGTGCTCAGAGGACGGCAGGTACCTCAGCCTGGGTCACTCCCAGGGCTTGTCTGTGTGGTGCGCATCTTCTCTGGTCTGTGCTGCAGAGTGGAAGCAGGACGCACTGGAAGTTACATCTATTCAGATGACCAGAATGGCTGAGACCGCCTATCTGCTCGGCGCTGTTGACGACATGG GTGTTGCCAGAGTCTTTGCATATCACTGTGAATGTATTCACCTCCTTAGTGTTATTAACATCATG GATAATATCAACAAAAGGAGCATTTGCTTGACATTTGAACTGTCTGAAGGAGGTGATTATGGAGCTGCATCAATCAGCT GTAACGGTGCCGCTTGGCTCCAGGTTTATCACTTCCCCTCAGAAGCATGGctgaaagagatggagacggcACTCTCACAAAAGCAG GACCCAAACTCATCTGAAGATGTGGATATGAAATGGTCTCCAGTTGCAGTTGTGATTAAAATAAAGCCACCCAAAATGCCAGCAG GGACGTTGGATGGTCCACTTGAGGTGTTCAGGATGACAGATTGGTTTTCACGCTGTTTGGCTCAGGAAGTCGACACCGGCAGCAGTCGTCAACAGGAGGAACAGTGTTTTGACAGAGATGCAGgaaaaacaaaggaaaagaaagaaagcccaCA ACGTTGCACCCAGCACTTCCTTTGGCCTTGTGGTCAGTTTCCTGGTGGCGGTAAAGCAAAGCCAG CAGGATTGCCTGTTGCTGTCAGTGTGTGGTGGAGTGGCAGCCATAATCTTCTTCAGTATTTGCTGCAAAAATCACCAAAGAACAAAACAG ATGTGGAACCCATGCCAGATGTTTTGTGGCCAAATGCAAAGAAAATCCTCTGCTCTGCTGTTAGTAGATGCAGCCGTCACATAGCTCTTGGACTCGATGAtgcgttggtgtgtgtgtgggacaggAAGTCTG GTTCTCCATTGTCGATTGTCTTAGTGTCAGCAGCAGACAGTGCCTTCTTCAGGATGCAATTTGTGGAAAACTGGCCTGAGCATGCTGATGTTTCCCAGACTTTTACCACAGCAAAAGTCTGTCttatgttgttgtgtaaaaGTGGAGCCACTCATACAGTCACCGCAGGAAGAGGGACACAGTCCTGCATAGTGCAGCTCTCTAAAAG GCCAAAAGACAGCGGGGACATTCCAACTGTCACTGCATCAGTGCCGTTCCTGCAGAGTTTG TCGCTTGTGGTGCAAAGAAACGGAAAAATGTTCCTTCAAGATGTCATCAACAGATCCAGTGTTTGCTCCTTGAAGCTTCCCACAACTCATCGGATTGCAACTCCATGCCATCCTGTTTATGCTCTGaacaccaaacagcagactCTGTTCATACAAG CAGGTGACCAGGACTCCAGCTGCACTGCGTCTTCTGAAGTAGGAAGCCAGAGTCAGCTTTTCATCTTCCGTTTTGGAGAGCCAGATATTATCAAGCGGTATATTGTTTCACTTCCAGACTCTCCACGACAACTAAACACACTGAGCTGCGTAACGCTGGAGGAAACCTGCAATCTCTACTTCCAGCAAAG AGCACTGTCTGTGGATGAAAGGAACAACGCTTTAATGCAGACATGGAAGCAGCTCCCGGAAACTGCAGCGACGGTGCAACAGACACAGCAGAGCTGCAGCCAGCTGAAAAACTGCAGCTCTTGA
- the wdr93 gene encoding WD repeat-containing protein 93 isoform X2 → MLLYTLTSPRFSPQLPLDYSCSEDSLTKHPLITCGIVTDYPIVHKGVRMSSAHQNVSGMLKGTPDSEMEAACKAETSRKKTPSLDPSAATQLPVSTNCLACSEDGRYLSLGHSQGLSVWCASSLVCAAEWKQDALEVTSIQMTRMAETAYLLGAVDDMGVARVFAYHCECIHLLSVINIMDNINKRSICLTFELSEGGDYGAASISCNGAAWLQVYHFPSEAWLKEMETALSQKQDPNSSEDVDMKWSPVAVVIKIKPPKMPAGTLDGPLEVFRMTDWFSRCLAQEVDTGSSRQQEEQCFDRDAGKTKEKKESPQRCTQHFLWPCGQFPGGGKAKPAGLPVAVSVWWSGSHNLLQYLLQKSPKNKTDVEPMPDVLWPNAKKILCSAVSRCSRHIALGLDDALVCVWDRKSGSPLSIVLVSAADSAFFRMQFVENWPEHADVSQTFTTAKVCLMLLCKSGATHTVTAGRGTQSCIVQLSKRPKDSGDIPTVTASVPFLQSLSLVVQRNGKMFLQDVINRSSVCSLKLPTTHRIATPCHPVYALNTKQQTLFIQGDQDSSCTASSEVGSQSQLFIFRFGEPDIIKRYIVSLPDSPRQLNTLSCVTLEETCNLYFQQRALSVDERNNALMQTWKQLPETAATVQQTQQSCSQLKNCSS, encoded by the exons atgctactttatactttaacTTCACCACGTTTTTCTCCACAACTTCCCCTTGACTATAGCTGCTCCGAAGATTCACTTACAAAACATCCTCTTATAACATGTGGCATTGTTACAGACTACCCAATAGTACACAAAGGAGTGAGAATGAGCTCAGCTCATCAAAATGTCTCTGGCATGTTGA AAGGTACCCCGGACTCAGAAATGGAAGCAGCCTGCAAAGCAGAGACGTCCAGAAAGAAAACACCTAGTTTGGATCCGTCCGCTGCAACACAG CTTCCGGTGAGCACCAACTGCCTGGCGTGCTCAGAGGACGGCAGGTACCTCAGCCTGGGTCACTCCCAGGGCTTGTCTGTGTGGTGCGCATCTTCTCTGGTCTGTGCTGCAGAGTGGAAGCAGGACGCACTGGAAGTTACATCTATTCAGATGACCAGAATGGCTGAGACCGCCTATCTGCTCGGCGCTGTTGACGACATGG GTGTTGCCAGAGTCTTTGCATATCACTGTGAATGTATTCACCTCCTTAGTGTTATTAACATCATG GATAATATCAACAAAAGGAGCATTTGCTTGACATTTGAACTGTCTGAAGGAGGTGATTATGGAGCTGCATCAATCAGCT GTAACGGTGCCGCTTGGCTCCAGGTTTATCACTTCCCCTCAGAAGCATGGctgaaagagatggagacggcACTCTCACAAAAGCAG GACCCAAACTCATCTGAAGATGTGGATATGAAATGGTCTCCAGTTGCAGTTGTGATTAAAATAAAGCCACCCAAAATGCCAGCAG GGACGTTGGATGGTCCACTTGAGGTGTTCAGGATGACAGATTGGTTTTCACGCTGTTTGGCTCAGGAAGTCGACACCGGCAGCAGTCGTCAACAGGAGGAACAGTGTTTTGACAGAGATGCAGgaaaaacaaaggaaaagaaagaaagcccaCA ACGTTGCACCCAGCACTTCCTTTGGCCTTGTGGTCAGTTTCCTGGTGGCGGTAAAGCAAAGCCAG CAGGATTGCCTGTTGCTGTCAGTGTGTGGTGGAGTGGCAGCCATAATCTTCTTCAGTATTTGCTGCAAAAATCACCAAAGAACAAAACAG ATGTGGAACCCATGCCAGATGTTTTGTGGCCAAATGCAAAGAAAATCCTCTGCTCTGCTGTTAGTAGATGCAGCCGTCACATAGCTCTTGGACTCGATGAtgcgttggtgtgtgtgtgggacaggAAGTCTG GTTCTCCATTGTCGATTGTCTTAGTGTCAGCAGCAGACAGTGCCTTCTTCAGGATGCAATTTGTGGAAAACTGGCCTGAGCATGCTGATGTTTCCCAGACTTTTACCACAGCAAAAGTCTGTCttatgttgttgtgtaaaaGTGGAGCCACTCATACAGTCACCGCAGGAAGAGGGACACAGTCCTGCATAGTGCAGCTCTCTAAAAG GCCAAAAGACAGCGGGGACATTCCAACTGTCACTGCATCAGTGCCGTTCCTGCAGAGTTTG TCGCTTGTGGTGCAAAGAAACGGAAAAATGTTCCTTCAAGATGTCATCAACAGATCCAGTGTTTGCTCCTTGAAGCTTCCCACAACTCATCGGATTGCAACTCCATGCCATCCTGTTTATGCTCTGaacaccaaacagcagactCTGTTCATACAAG GTGACCAGGACTCCAGCTGCACTGCGTCTTCTGAAGTAGGAAGCCAGAGTCAGCTTTTCATCTTCCGTTTTGGAGAGCCAGATATTATCAAGCGGTATATTGTTTCACTTCCAGACTCTCCACGACAACTAAACACACTGAGCTGCGTAACGCTGGAGGAAACCTGCAATCTCTACTTCCAGCAAAG AGCACTGTCTGTGGATGAAAGGAACAACGCTTTAATGCAGACATGGAAGCAGCTCCCGGAAACTGCAGCGACGGTGCAACAGACACAGCAGAGCTGCAGCCAGCTGAAAAACTGCAGCTCTTGA